The Gopherus flavomarginatus isolate rGopFla2 chromosome 4, rGopFla2.mat.asm, whole genome shotgun sequence genomic interval TGACAGGGCAATCAGGCAGATCAACAGCTCTTAAAGAATTTCTTCTATCTGAGGACAAAAGAATTTCTACAGAACTCTTCTGACAAAATTTGGGCTAAATGTGAACCAGAAATGGAAAGTGAACCCCTTCCTATTTTGGATCCAACATAAAACCAAAACCATGCAGGCAGGTTTGAATTTGGGGATCTGAATCCAAACCTATCTGAAATTCCCAAGTATTCTGATCTGAAGTTCCAGTTTTGGCCCATCTCTAAGAATGTACCGTAGGGAATATTCTGCACTAGCAAAAGAATGGTATCTTTCATCTGCAATTTCTATGATTCATTTGTAATACTACATAAAAGCAACCACGATGGTGTTTGGTTCATTTTTGTATCAGCACTCACTTAAAGATGCAGTATTTCATGAGGCCCACTTCATCACATTataaaaatgtgaaaattaaaTAGAAACTTTAAGGAAAGACTTCCAAATCAGCTCAGTGATCCACAGTTAATGCACACCACTGCACTGTCATTCACGAGATTTAAGTTTGATTTTCTGGTCCTATTCTTTCTCCCAGAACCAGAGCCTGAAAATACTCCAGAGGTAAAGCTCTCTTTCTCTGATGATAAAGAAGTGCCTTGCGTTATATGACTATGCAATCTCCAGCTAATTAAGGAGAAAAGGTGATGGACTTACAATAGAACCCAATGTAATCTTCTTTGATCATAGAACTAACAGCTGTGACCTGGGCTTCGGAGGAGTGTATGACAAATGGAGATACTCAGGGTTCCAAAACAGACAGCTCAAATGGGGAAGAGAGGAAAGAGGGGCCGGAGAGGAGATTATTCCATGGGTCCCACTCTAAAACCTATAGTCAATTCTCTTAAGACCATcactctttactcaggcaaagctcctGTACATCCTAAATCTGGCTGACATTGTACATATAAAACTCATAGTAGCACAAAGCTGGAAGACAGATGTAGAATCAGCAATAAGACCTCCCAGGAATTATCCAAACAATTCTGAAATCTGAACTTTGATACTGTAACGTGAACAGAGCAATAAACATGGGAAGACACTATAATGACAGAGTGGGTTTTCTTCTTAAAGTATACAAATAATTTTGATTAATTAGAAACACTAGAGATTTTGCTTTCCAAGTCATACTAATCCCATCCCAGCATAGAGATGTATGCCAAAATAAATGTCATACTCTTCTTTAAATTAACACTTGGGATCAGATGAACAAGAATCCTCAATCCCCTTCCACCTCTCATATAGAGCCATTTAACTGCTGGGAAACAGAAAATTATTCACTCCTGGAACTGACTCAGAAGGCAGATCTATCATTCAGTAGCCAGCATATGATTCAGCTTAGCTTTGcataaaaagttaaaaaatccAAAAGCTACCAAAAAAGGCTCTTGAATTAGCGAGCTGCCTCACTTTAACCCTCCTGAAATGCCTGCTGAAAGATTCTGTGAATCATGACTGCTGCAAGAGGAGCACCCCTTCTCCGAGAAAGTGGCAACTTTCCGTGACATCCAGCAAGCAGGCATTCCCCTCTATTTAAAGACATCTTTCACTCAGCTAAAAGGTAGGATGAGAATGAAGTCATGTAGTCAGACATCCAGAAAGATGGGAGGGAATTACTAAAATACATggcagttacaaaaaaaaaagaataagtaaTTGTGTTATTTTCAGATGAAATGAATGTAAAACAGtgcaatatttttctttcaaaatgtatttGATCTAAGTTGATTATATAAAACAAGATGTCTCTTAAAATAGGCTGATTTATGCTCACATTTTATTATCTTTACTAGCAAGCGCTGAATAAGAAGCAATAAATGTTACTGCAAGTAGGAAAAAGACATTCCATTCTTTCAAGTCTCGGAATacaatataaaatgtaaaaataccaGCAAATATTCCACTTATCTGAAATTCAGTGTCTGAATAGCAAAATGATTTACTGAGCCTTCATATGCATTTAATATTTCTTCATGTGATGTACACACAGAGAATGAAAAACCCTATTTCTGCTGTGTAATCCCCTCACGTTTCCAATGGGATACATTTCAAATTGATAATGGGTTATGATCTAGTTATTAGACTATTTGAAAACAGTGCTACTTTCCTTTCAGATTAATCACATGATAGATTTTTAATAGCCTAATTACAATATTTGCTGAGTTATTAACATAGGGTAATTCCTGTGAATTCAAAAGACTTAGGTTCAAAATATTCCAGAGCCCCTCAGTGATGCTTGTTACATAAAGTGTCTTTGTACAATGCTGTTAACAAAAAGAGGGATGAACCTGCTAGATTGAAAGATTTAATTGaaaacatgttatttaatttcCGTTATGTTTCAATGTGTTTGCAAGTTATTTCATTTAAATGCTTCAACAATGCTAATGCTccaaaaggagtaaaaaaaacTACACCCGTTATGGCACAAAGTTAAGGATGCACCAACCATGAACTACAAACTCCCTTTCTAAGGGTTTATTATTTTACCTTAAAAAATGGTTTGAACTGACAATTGGTATTTaagcttttccccctccccctctcctttcaatttttcttctgcatgagtttggctgttttgttttttttataacaTGGACAAAAAGGGAGGGAGGAACTTTCTGTGGTTTCAGATGCTTTTTTCATCACGCTCTACTGAAAAAcagcaactttttaaaaaaactgaattttACATACCACTTAATCCTTAGTTTGGAGTGGAAACTTTTCAGCAAATTATTTAGGGTCACTCCATTTAAAAATCCATTGAGTTTTAAGATTTGAAAATTGGCTCATGAacagaaaaaatacattttcaatgAAGATTCCAGAGCACCTTCACAATAACACTGTTACAGATTTACAATAGGGACTGAATTTATAAAGCGTAACTTTTCTGAGGGAATCATCACAACTCACCCTAAGATCATTTTAACAGTGCCTCCAGAATATGTACTACCACAGGAGGGCTTAACCTTTGCACTACAAGAGATGTTGGCAGTTTGCAGATTTGCAGAGTGTGAAGGCCAGATTTAATTTACACTAAATCAAGCAAACTGTAGCTGCCCTTATCCTTAATAGAGTGACGCaacaaagggtacgtctacactacgggattattctgattttacataaactggttttataaaacagattgtataaagttgagtgcacgcggccacactaagcacattaattcggtggtgtgcatccatggtccgaggctagcgtcgatttccggagcgttgcactgtgggtagttattccgtagctatcccatagttcccgcagtctcccctgccccttagaattctgggttgagagcccagtggctgatggggcaaaaatcactgtcgcgggtggttctgggtaaatgtcgtcattccttccttcctccgggaaagcaacggcagacaatcattttgcgtcctttttccctggattgccctggcagacgccatagcatggcaaccatagagcccgttcagcttttttttttttttacagtcaccatatgtgtactggatgccgcggacagaggcgatactccagcgctacacagcagcattcatttgcttttgcatgatagcagagacggttatcagttgttctgtaccgtctgctgccggtgtaaattggcaatgagatgacggttatctgtccttctgtgttgtctgctgctatcatgggtgcccctggctgagatcggctgggggcgcaaaggcaaaactgggaatgactccccgagtcaatccctcctttatggtttctaaaaatagagtcagtcctgcctagaatatggggcaagtgtactagagaaccagtgtatcagagagcacagctgctccgtgtcagatcccacagaaatgatgagctacatgccattcacggggggtgcctctgcaacaacgccacccgttgcttccctcctcccccaaccttcctgggctaccatggcagtgttccccccatttgtgtcatgaagttataaagaatgcaggactaagaaacaatgacttgttagtgagataaaatgagggggaggcagcctcccggtgctatgacagtccaggtaggacattaagcagtgcgggggagaggagctcagcatgccgctgctatgatagtccaggcacgacagaatcttttctttacacaggaaagggagggggctgatggagctcagcccccagttgctatgataaggacagttaccagccgttctgtaccatctactggcaACAaccaagaatcattcctattttcacccaggcgcccccggccagcctcacctgaagccagccagaagcactcacgggttgataacaaggatggctaccagtcctaccgcaccgtctgccaccaggcaggagagaagagtggatactgctcttcactgctgcagcatcgcttctaccagcagcattcagtagacatagggtgacattgaaagaagtcaagaaacaatttctttccctcttctttcacgtgggggtgggggagtaaattgacgatctattccctgaaccacgccagacaacgcgtttgaacctacaggcactgggagctcagccaagaatgcaaatacttttcggagactgctggggactgtgggatagctggagtcctcagtaccccctccctccctccatgagcatccatttgagtctctggcttcccgttacgcttgtcacgcagcactgtgtagcctgtagattttttttcaaatgctttggcatttcgtcttctgtaacggagctttgatagaacagatttgtttccgcatacagcgatcagatccagtatctcccatacggtccatgctggagctctttttggatttgggactgcattcccacccgtgctgatcagagctccacgttgggcaaacaggaaatgaaaatcaaaatttcgcggggcttttcctgtttacctggccactgcatccgagttgagattgctgtccagagcggtcacagtggtgcactgtgggataccgcccagaggccaataccatcgatttgcggccacactaaccctaatccgatatggtaataccgattttagcactactcctctcgtcggggaggagtacagaaactgatttaaagagccctttatatcgatataaagggcctcgtagtgtggacgggtacagcgttaaatcagtttaacgctgctaaaatcggtttaaacacgtagtgtagaccaagcctaagagaATCCTACAGGTCAGAACATACAATTCCCTTCTCTCAGATCAGGTGGAGCGCTGCACTCTGGGACCTGTTGTCTAAGGGCCTCATCTCTATATTAAAAAGTGAGAGAGTGGTCATTAGCTGTATTGAGGGCCACAGTTTGGTGAACAGTCTGTACCTTCTCCACCCCGGGacaaaacattttattgtgaCAGCTTTGAAGAACTTATTAGAATGTTTGATATTAACAATCACACTTCATCATCCTACAGACTGAATGGCTCATATAAATGGCTTCTTTATACTGTTATGGCTAtatgttgcatttaaaaaaaaatattgttttgaggCACCTCTTTTTtcaatccttgctattgggctttcAAGATGGGTCAGAATTTATTACACTGACTGTGAAGTGCTGGGACATGGACTGAAATGGAGATGCCTgtgtgatgatgcggttctggcgggacccaactgagagtgccaattcaggaccaattgcttaaacagggcagtcacagcccaaggctggggttttttcacgtctaaggcaaaccaaaccagccagacaaaaaggacttcggtttcaccccactggctaaccacaagtcacacaagcaatttccttagacactccagtctcccagtatcaccaccagtgccacccgtcctggggatgaatggttatgaaaaccaacaccccagtaaaagaaaaaggttctctcgatcccaaaggaccaagccccagacccaggtcaatatacacatcagatcttacccacaaagcaCGCTGTTGCCAgttctttagaatctaaaatctaaaggtttattcataaaaggaaaaagatagagatgagagctagaattggttaaatggaatcaattacatacagtaatggcaaagttcttagttcaggcttgtagcagtgatggagtaaactgcaggttcaaatcaagtctctggagaacatcccagCTGGGAttggtcattcagtcctttgtgcagagcttctgtttgtagcaaagtccctccagaggtaagaagcaggattgaagaccaaatggagatgaggcatcagccttatataggcacttccaggtgtaagaacactttgttcttactgtggaaaattactgcaaaatggagtttggagtcacttGGGCAAGTCCccgcatactttgctgagttacaaggcgtatctgcctcctctcaatgggtcaattgtgtagctgatggtccttaatgggccatcaagcaggctaagcagagctaacaccaacttgtctggggtgtttcccagaacggcagcaccaatttgaaatatagacagtatagagccaatacttacaaCTTCAATtacaaaatgatacaggcatacaaacagcataatcataaccagtaacccatagcCTGGTCTtcgacaccttatatgaccccctttacataggatttggtgccactacaggaccttggttgcaaaccatgttctatatggtcccagtttatatcaataacgtcacagcctggaaaaaaaccaaaaagcagaGTAATTAAGTAGACTTTGGAGAGCAATTAtacacactgaaaaataaaacaaaacagctaTGATAGTTATAGCTCTCAGCTGTACTCCGTTGCATTGCAGTATAATACAGCAGGGATCCCTGAATGTGATCATGATGCCATATTAATGGGGAGAAAGACAGATAGAGGACGGAAGAAGAGCCATAACTTGGGGCTTCCTTTAGCTGGAAAATCAGGACctttgacatttgtttttaaatttactttattCAAATCACTTATCACACTAACGAACTCAGTAAAAGTGACCAATATGATGAGGTAGAATGGAAATACAGTGAAACACTCaaaaattaagtatcagagggtagccgtgttagtctggatctgtaaaagcagcaaagaatcctgtggcaccttatagactaacagacgttttggagcatgagctttcgtgggtgaatacccacttcctcagatgcatgtaatggaaatatccaggggcaggtatatatatgtgtgctagcaagcaagctagagataacgaggtcagttcaatcagggaggatgaggccctgttctagcagttgaggtgtgaaaaccaagagaggagaaactggttctgtaattggcaagccattcacagtctttgttcaatcctgagctgatggtgtcaaatttgcagatgaactgaagctcagcagtttctctttgaagtctggtcctgaagtttttttgctgcaggatggccaccttaaggtctgctatagtgtggccagggaggttgaagtgctctcctacaggtttttgtatattgccattcctaatgtctgatttgtgtccatttatccttttccgtagagactgtccagtttggccgatgtacatagcagaggggcattgctggcatatgatggcgtatattacattggtggatgtgcaggtgaatgaaccagtgatggtgtggctgatctggttaggtcctgtgatggtgtcgctggtgtagatatgtgggcagagttgacatcgaggtttgttgcatggattggttcctgagctagagttattatggtgtggtgtgcagttactggtgagaatatgtttcaggttggcaggttgtctgtgggcaaggattggcctgccacccaaggcctgtgaaagtgtgggatcattgtccaggatgggttgtagatccttgatgatgcgttggaggggttttagctgggggctgtatgtgatggccagtggagtcctgttggtttctctcttgggtttgtcttgcagtaggaggcttctgggtatacgtctggctctgttgatctgtttccttatttcctcgtgcgggtattgtagttttgagaatgcttggtggagattttgtaggtgttggtctctgtctgaggggtcagagcagatgcggttgtacctcagtgcttggctgtagacaatggatcgtgtgatgtgcccgggatggaagctggaggcatgaaggtaggcatagctgtcggtgggttttcgatatagggtggtgttaatgtgaccatcacttatttgcaccgtggtgtcaagaaagtggacctcccgtgtagattggtccaggctgaggttgatggtggggtggaagctgttgaaatcatggtggaatttttccagagtctccttcccatgggtccagatgatgaagatgtcatcaatgtagcgtagatagagaaggggtgtgagtggacgagagctgaggaagcgttgttccaggtcggccatgaagatattggcatattgtggggccatgcgggtgcccatagcagtgccactgatctggagatatatattgtcatcaaatttgaaatagttgtgtgtaagtataaaggcacagagctcagcagccagttgtgctgtggcatcatcagggatagtgttcctgacagcttgtattccatctgtgtgtgggatgcttgtgtagagagcctctacatccatggtggctaggatggtgttttctgggaggtcaccaatgcattgtagtttcctcaggaaatcagtggtgtcgcggagatagctgggagtgctggtggcgtagggtctgagtagagagtccatatatccagacagtccttcagtgagagtgccaatgcccgagatgatggggcgtccaggatttccgggtttgtggatcttgggtagtagatagaataaccctggtcggggctctaggggtatgttgatttcttctggtgttagtgtagggagaaTTAAGCTGCCTGAGGGACTCAGAGGCAATGAGTTCTGCTGCCACAAGGGagatccaagggcccaattcAGCCATATACTTAAGCGCACGCTAACTTGAAAAGTTTCAGTAGTCTCAATGATTTCAATAGGACACCTTACATGCATTAAGTTAGGCACAGCTTAAGTACCTTGTTGAACTGGAGCTCCAGTTTGGATCCTGGATTTTGTCTCTTATTTAAAACAACTAATCCTGTAGTGAttcaaaaaaatacatttcactCTTAGTGTTGTTACACTGATTGGATCATTGCAATAGTATTTCTTTTCATAAGGTCTGACCCTTTTCCTAGGAGAGGGACCACATCAGATGACCCAACCTAGCTAGTCCCTTAAAATTAACTGGATCTGGAGGAAGCATCATCTGTTCTTCCTTTGTCACAAAGAGCCATCAAAGACTTATAGAGAAGAGAATCTATGAGACAGAGAATTCCAGAAATACTCAGACCACCATAGTAATAAGCATAACATAAGTCTCTAAATAGACAGATGGAGACCTGCACCAAGAATAGTGACCTTTAAAACAGTCACCAAAAAATTCACCCCTGCAACTCATGACTCCCAGAATAAAGTAAAAAGGAGAACCTATAAGAAAATGTAAAGACAGCAACACTCTTTAGTAAGAGTGGCGACACTACAGTCCAAATTCATCCAAGCACTTAATTATGTTAAATTCATCCCTTCCAGCTCATGCTTAAGTCCCCCAACATCCTATACCATGAAATACAATAAAATTTTATTCTAGCATACAAAAGGGCCaacctgtaattaaaaaaaaaaacaacaaactctTTGTAATAAGAAAACTAGCACACTGTAATCTTTAGCAGACAGTTTTTACTTGTACAGGAATATTGAAAATAAACATGGAGTCCCAGCCAGATTGTCATGAAGACCAGGATTGCCTCTTTTCACTTTAAACAGGATGTGCCAGCAATTTTTCTTTGATATGGCATGCAGCCTTGCTAAATTCAAAGCCCCAAGACTTCGAGGTTGCTAAAGTTGTTTAGCATGGCTTGTCATGCAAAGTTGATGGCTCTTCTTCTGCTGTCAGTTTTGTCATATTTGCACAAAAAGACAATAGTGTCAGATGGGgagatgggagaggaggagacacACCACCATGGAAGCTATGTATATTCGTGTCTTACAACATAGTTGCCATTCATATATCTTAATTTTCTGCAAAACCACATCATTGAACACAGAAGCCCTAAAATTCAGTTTATCCTGTATCTGTAACCTAATGCACTTCCCAGAGGTATTGGCCTCATACCAAAATAAAGATAAATATGCAATTTCTTGTCCAGGCCACTACGCCTTCTTTGATGTATACTGTCACCTGCACATATTTAAAGTTGTATGACAATTTTCATTCAAGGTCACACAAGACACACATTATACCTTggatatttataaaaatatattaagagaTATAAGGTTACTCCATCAGTATAAGGTCACTCCATCAGTGAAGTTTTTAGAGGTTGCAAGTAATTTTCCATGTACTATATCGCTCAATTAAGTTAACAATATTAAATTAGAAGAATGATCAGAATTTACAAGTTATTTTATCAGCCAATTGGGTGCTTTTTTGGAGTCAATTATCCTGTTTATCACCCTGAGCTGGATTCTTCAGTCTGCTAAGTACACCTTCCACTGTTCAAGAAGTGCCAAGTAAACGTCACCTGATAAGAAACAGCAAGGGGTGTATTCTTGCACAAGGTCACTCTCCAGTGGCAAAAAGCTGTTAAAGGTAGCAAAGCCAGTTCCTGCACCAGCTTATCACACAAGACCTCCGTataagggaagggagagggattgCATTGTTGGAAAACATAAGGAGGTCAGAGAAGGGGGCACATGTAAGAGGAACTCCACAACACCTGACCCACCACTGGCATAAGATCACCAAGGACCTTTTGCTGGTGACACAAGTTAGAAAGGTATTGAGGAACATTTATAACACTGCCAGAGAGTTTGGGATAAGGAAGCTGCAACTCCTTCCTACTGGGGAACTCAGACATGATGCAGATCCAGTTCATTGATCTTTTAGTACCCTAACTAACTCTCAATCTCTCTTACAGCTCTTAGAACTTTTGTACAGCTATGGGTCATTTCAAAACCTCCAGTCATTTGATTCCCTAGTTTTGACCCTTTTTCATTGGCCTCTGACAGCGGTCCCGTACTGATTTTTTGGTTGTGTACTCTTTTGGTGATTAACTGTTTGATTCTTCATGATTATTTCATTTTCTAACATATTTAGGATCCCAAATGTTGAATTCCCATtgtggaaagggaaaaaaatctagttttaaaGTAAAGTCATTACTTTACACAAACATCCTTCAAACTTTTCCTCTAAGTCTATTAAcatttgaatcatagaatatcagggttggaagggacttcaggaggtaatctagtccaaccccctgctcaaagcaggaccaattcccaactaaaccatcccagccagggttttgtcaagcctgaccttaaaaatctccaaggaaggagattccaccacctccctaggtaacccattccagtgcttcaccactgtcctagtgaaaacgtttttcctaatatccaacctaaacctcccccactgcaacttgagaccattactccttgttctgtcatctggtaccactgagaacagtctagatccatcctttttggaaccccctttcaggtagttgaaagcagctatcaaatcccccctcattcttctcttctgcagactaaacaatcccggttccctcagcctcagAAGTAGGTtatagtccacaaaagcttatgttcaaataaatttgttagtctctaaaggactcctcattgtttttgctgatacagactaacaaggctacccctcagAAAATTAACATAACTCCTGCACCCTAGTGAGACACAGAAGAGTGAGTTCCCAGGAGGCTTTCCTAACCTGTAGGAATCTAAGGAACAGTGACTCCTTCTCTATCCTTCTCTTcaggagacaaagaaaccaaACAATACAATTTCTGTGATGGGTTCTGGCCAAGCTGGCCAGTAAAAAGTTGGAAAGGAGACTGTGGGTAAAAGAAGCCATCTTTACCAAAGACTGTATCTTGATAAATTAAATTTTAGACTTCCAGATGCTTGTTTTCTCTTTATTTCCTAGTAAACACCTCTACCTTTATCTCTATTTGGTATCACTGAATCTATGCTCTTTTATTAATAAGCTTGTTTTACTTTTGCTATAAAtcaactcagtgctgtgtttgaagtgAGGAATATATTTACCTAGTTAAATTAATAAGCGGTGATGTATTGACTCTTTAAAGAGCAATAAATTTAATATCTTCTGTGAACACACAGCAGCAGGGTCTGTGCATTGCAGAGGAACTTCTCTGATGAGCTCGGGGACTGGAGTTCATGGAGTTGACTGGGAGAACCTTGAGGAGTTTGTTGGTGAGGAAAAGAGACTAGAGTGGCAGGAAGCTGGCACAGAACTCATTcctgctgaggcagagaggtaacacaATGACTCACAACTCTGGGTATCCTCAAAAGCATATTGGAAGCTCATGAAGCTGTGTCACAGAGATAGATTATTAACAGTTCTGTTAAATTAGTTGAGCTGGCTACTCAAGATCCACCAGTTAAATaactgaagaaaaataataaCCTAACATTCATCAGAATCACTTTCACACCTTTTAGTGACCCCCAAGCTTACATGGAACTATTTCAAGGGACATTTCTTAAATGCTGACAACTCTGTACAAATTCCATCTGGGTTTTAGTTCTCCTGTGGCAGAGGAGGCTTGTGATGGTATGTATATTTGGAGGGggaaagacaaaggaaggagaagaggagaagCAATGAATCATCTCAATAAACATTCCCAAAATTTAAGCCTGATCCTGTGCGTAATGGGGGACATGGAGCAGGGGTGAATTGTTTCACAGGTACAACTCAAAATGCTGAGGCTGGCTCTGAATGTCCACAGTATGTTGGAGAAGATACATAGTATTAATAGAAAGAGACTCATGAATGGCCCTGTAACTGTGCTGTCCATTGCCATgggtttttccatttctaattcaACTGTCTTGATCTCTAGACCAATAGGGGCTAGTTAACTGTGTAAGTAGTACATGCAAATTTGGAGAGTAGTGAGGGTGGATACAAGAACC includes:
- the LOC127049179 gene encoding uncharacterized protein LOC127049179 → MDSLLRPYATSTPSYLRDTTDFLRKLQCIGDLPENTILATMDVEALYTSIPHTDGIQAVRNTIPDDATAQLAAELCAFILTHNYFKFDDNIYLQISGTAMGTRMAPQYANIFMADLEQRFLSSRPLTPLLYLRYIDDIFIIWTHGKETLEKFHHDFNSFHPTINLSLDQSTREVHFLDTTVQISDGHINTTLYRKPTDSYAYLHASSFHPGHITRSIVYSQALRYNRICSDPSDRDQHLQNLHQAFSKLQYPHEEIRKQINRARRIPRSLLLQDKPKRETNRTPLAITYSPQLKPLQRIIKDLQPILDNDPTLSQALGGRPILAHRQPANLKHILTSNCTPHHNNSSSGTNPCNKPRCQLCPHIYTSDTITGPNQISHTITGSFTCTSTNVIYAIICQQCPSAMYIGQTGQSLRKRINGHKSDIRNGNIQKPVGEHFNLPGHTIADLKVAILQQKNFRTRLQRETAELQFICKFDTISSGLNKDCEWLANYRTSFSSLGFHTSTARTGPHPP